From Microbacterium sp. YJN-G, a single genomic window includes:
- the coxB gene encoding cytochrome c oxidase subunit II produces the protein MPSKRRLRWAALPLGVAAAVVLAGCSATELHGFLPGFVEGAPSATNQTDRVAGLWVTSWVILLIVGLITWGLMGWAVVMYRRRAGQTGLPVQLRYNMPIEILYTVIPLILVLGMFFFTARDQAKIETQWPEPDVEITAIAKQWAWDFQYDGEEEDNSDAVWTMGVQAQADEKGDIDREKLPTLVLPVDQKVTINLQSRDVIHSFWIIDFLYKKDMFLGKDNTWSFTPTRVGEYDGKCAELCGEYHSMMLFNVKVVEQAEYDDYIQSLREEGNTGDINDAYDRLSNLPGTGASTDSEEEE, from the coding sequence GTGCCCTCGAAACGCCGTCTTCGTTGGGCCGCACTCCCGTTGGGAGTCGCGGCAGCTGTGGTTCTGGCGGGATGCTCTGCCACTGAGCTCCACGGCTTCCTTCCCGGCTTCGTGGAGGGCGCTCCCTCGGCCACCAACCAGACCGACCGCGTTGCCGGGCTCTGGGTGACGTCCTGGGTGATCCTGCTCATCGTCGGCCTCATCACGTGGGGTCTGATGGGCTGGGCCGTCGTCATGTACCGCCGTCGTGCGGGGCAGACCGGCCTGCCGGTGCAGCTGCGCTACAACATGCCCATCGAGATCCTCTACACGGTGATCCCGCTGATCCTCGTGCTGGGCATGTTTTTCTTCACGGCGCGCGACCAGGCCAAGATCGAGACGCAGTGGCCCGAGCCCGATGTCGAGATCACGGCCATCGCCAAGCAGTGGGCGTGGGACTTCCAGTACGACGGCGAAGAAGAGGACAACTCCGACGCCGTGTGGACCATGGGCGTTCAGGCCCAGGCCGACGAGAAGGGCGACATCGACCGGGAGAAGCTCCCGACGCTGGTGCTGCCGGTCGACCAGAAGGTCACCATCAACCTGCAGTCGCGTGATGTCATCCACTCGTTCTGGATCATCGACTTCCTCTACAAGAAGGACATGTTCCTCGGCAAGGACAACACCTGGTCGTTCACGCCCACCCGCGTCGGCGAGTACGACGGTAAGTGCGCCGAGCTCTGCGGCGAGTACCACTCGATGATGCTCTTCAACGTCAAGGTCGTCGAGCAGGCAGAGTACGACGACTACATCCAGTCCCTCCGCGAGGAGGGCAACACGGGCGACATCAACGACGCCTACGACCGCCTCAGCAATCTCCCCGGCACCGGTGCAAGCACCGACTCCGAGGAAGAGGAGTAA
- a CDS encoding cytochrome c oxidase subunit 4 yields the protein MRSNIVVWWIITAFFLVTSVIYTVWSLLDPNHRQVEWVGTVALLFVAFMGAMIAVYLRKTYKAQGGELPEDVLTADIDDGDPELGEFSPWSWWPLVLAGSAMIFLLGLAVGHFLLPIGVAVFVVAIVGWVYEYYRGHFAR from the coding sequence ATGCGCAGCAATATCGTCGTCTGGTGGATCATCACCGCCTTCTTCCTCGTGACGTCGGTGATCTACACCGTCTGGAGCCTCCTCGACCCGAACCACCGTCAGGTGGAGTGGGTCGGCACCGTGGCGCTGCTGTTCGTCGCCTTCATGGGCGCCATGATCGCGGTTTACCTGCGTAAGACCTACAAGGCGCAGGGCGGCGAGCTGCCCGAGGACGTCCTCACGGCCGACATCGATGACGGTGACCCGGAGCTCGGCGAGTTCAGCCCGTGGTCGTGGTGGCCGCTGGTCCTCGCGGGCTCTGCGATGATCTTCCTGCTCGGCCTCGCCGTCGGACACTTCCTGCTGCCGATCGGTGTGGCGGTCTTCGTCGTCGCGATCGTCGGCTGGGTGTACGAGTACTA
- the ctaD gene encoding cytochrome c oxidase subunit I, whose protein sequence is MTTTADPTTAPGTRPTTMPPRQAALLTSSRVEQKGNIIVKWMTSTDHKTIGYMYLIASVLFFLLGGVMALVIRAELFAPGMQIVPTKEQYNQLFTMHGTIMLLMFATPLFAGFANAILPLQIGAPDVAFPRLNAFAFWLFTFGSIMAVAGFLTPQGAASFGWFAYQPLANASFSPGAGGNLWMLGLGMSGFGTILGAVNFITTIITMRAPGMTMWRMPIFSWNTLITSLLILMAFPVLAAAMLAAASDRVLGSHVYDVANGGVLLWQHLFWFFGHPEVYIIALPFFGIVSEIFPVFSRKPIFGYKTLVYATIAIASLSVAVWAHHMYVTGSVLLPFFSLMTMLIAVPTGVKIFNWIGTMWRGSITFETPMVFSLGFLVSFVFGGLTGVILASPPLDFHISDTYFVVAHFHYVVFGTVVFAMFAGFYFWWPKWTGRMLNERLGYIHFWMLFIGFHMTFLVQHWLGVDGMPRRYADYATYDNWEWGNQVSTVGAILLGASMLPFFLNVWITARKAPKVTVDDPWGYGASLEWATSCPPPRHNFTSIPRIRSERPAFDLNHPEAAERPVDAPVGAAAGEAK, encoded by the coding sequence ATGACGACCACAGCTGATCCCACCACGGCGCCGGGCACTCGCCCGACCACGATGCCGCCGCGTCAGGCAGCGCTGCTCACCTCCTCCCGAGTGGAGCAGAAGGGCAACATCATCGTCAAGTGGATGACCTCCACCGACCACAAGACGATCGGGTACATGTACCTGATCGCGTCGGTGCTGTTCTTCCTGCTCGGCGGCGTGATGGCGCTGGTGATCCGCGCGGAGCTGTTCGCGCCCGGCATGCAGATCGTGCCGACCAAGGAGCAGTACAACCAGCTGTTCACGATGCACGGCACGATCATGCTGCTGATGTTCGCGACGCCGCTGTTCGCCGGCTTCGCCAACGCGATCCTGCCGCTGCAGATCGGTGCGCCCGACGTCGCCTTCCCGCGTCTGAACGCCTTCGCGTTCTGGCTGTTCACCTTCGGGTCGATCATGGCCGTGGCCGGCTTCCTCACCCCGCAGGGCGCCGCCTCGTTCGGGTGGTTCGCCTACCAGCCGCTGGCGAACGCCTCATTCTCGCCCGGTGCGGGTGGAAACCTCTGGATGCTCGGCCTCGGCATGTCCGGCTTCGGCACGATCCTGGGTGCGGTGAACTTCATCACCACGATCATCACGATGCGCGCGCCCGGCATGACGATGTGGCGCATGCCGATCTTCTCGTGGAACACGCTGATCACGAGCCTGCTGATCCTGATGGCCTTCCCGGTGCTCGCAGCAGCCATGCTCGCCGCCGCATCCGACCGCGTCCTCGGCTCGCACGTCTATGACGTCGCCAACGGCGGAGTGCTGCTCTGGCAGCACCTGTTCTGGTTCTTCGGGCACCCTGAGGTGTACATCATCGCGCTGCCGTTCTTCGGCATCGTCTCGGAGATCTTCCCGGTGTTCAGCCGCAAGCCGATCTTCGGATACAAGACGCTCGTGTACGCGACGATCGCCATCGCCTCGCTGTCCGTGGCCGTGTGGGCGCACCACATGTACGTCACCGGCTCGGTGCTGCTGCCGTTCTTCTCGCTGATGACCATGCTCATCGCGGTGCCGACAGGTGTGAAGATCTTCAACTGGATCGGCACGATGTGGCGAGGATCGATCACGTTCGAGACGCCGATGGTGTTCTCGCTCGGCTTCCTGGTCTCGTTCGTGTTCGGTGGGCTGACCGGCGTGATCCTCGCATCGCCACCGCTGGACTTCCACATCAGCGACACGTACTTCGTCGTGGCGCACTTCCACTACGTGGTCTTCGGCACGGTCGTGTTCGCGATGTTCGCCGGCTTCTACTTCTGGTGGCCGAAGTGGACCGGACGCATGCTGAACGAGCGTCTCGGCTACATCCACTTCTGGATGCTGTTCATCGGCTTCCACATGACCTTCCTCGTCCAGCACTGGCTGGGTGTCGACGGCATGCCTCGTCGCTACGCGGACTACGCCACCTACGACAACTGGGAGTGGGGCAACCAGGTCTCGACCGTGGGTGCGATCCTGCTCGGCGCCTCGATGCTGCCGTTCTTCCTAAACGTCTGGATCACCGCGCGCAAGGCACCGAAGGTCACCGTCGACGACCCGTGGGGCTACGGCGCTTCGCTGGAGTGGGCGACCTCCTGCCCGCCGCCGCGTCACAACTTCACGTCGATCCCGCGGATCCGCAGCGAGCGTCCCGCGTTCGACCTGAACCACCCCGAGGCCGCTGAGCGTCCCGTGGACGCGCCGGTCGGCGCCGCAGCTGGAGAGGCGAAGTAA